Proteins from one Antennarius striatus isolate MH-2024 chromosome 12, ASM4005453v1, whole genome shotgun sequence genomic window:
- the LOC137605425 gene encoding uncharacterized protein, with the protein MAYRQFEGKEQASSYWKYRFPPSDHLIQQLLEFMEKQKGGPYELAVDVGCGPGRGTALLAKHFASVVGLDVSPAQIEVAFQRSKEPNIDFRQSVAEELPFADSSVDLVTSMSAFHWFDQQRFLQEVHRVLKPRGCLVLLCYHYALDLNYPNCCSHTLSQISKEFTDGFQSHRHPHVGLDHKKSYKNAYDSIPYPVKEWHEKVLVKRTMTLSNYIGLEETCGDYQALLRDDPQKATKLSQDIAQRLMSVMGVTSMETEVEVIQTYFYVVACKPQEV; encoded by the exons ATGGCTTACCGTCAGTTTGAAGGTAAAGAGCAGGCTTCTTCCTATTGGAAGTACAGATTCCCTCCATCAGATCATCTAATCCAGCAGCTGCTTGAGTTTATGGAGAAACAG AAAGGTGGTCCGTATGAGCTGGCAGTGGATGTGGGATGTGGTCCAGGACGAGGCACAGCACTCCTGGCCAAACATTTTGCCTCTGTGGTGGGGTTAGATGTTAGTCCTGCCCAGATAGAAGTGGCTTTTCAGCGATCCAAGGAGCCAAACATTGATTTTAG ACAGTCCGTGGCTGAGGAGCTGCCGTTTGCTGACAGCTCAGTGGACTTGGTAACGTCTATGTCTGCCTTCCACTGGTTCGACCAACAACGCTTCCTCCAGGAGGTCCACAGGGTCCTGAAGCCTCGAGGCTGCTTGGTGCTGCTCTGCTACCACTACGCCCTGGACCTCAACTACCCTAACTGTTGCTCACACACTCTGAGCCAAATCAGCAAAGAG tttaCTGATGGCTTTCAGTCTCACCGACATCCTCACGTCGGGCTAGACCACAAGAAGTCATACAAAAATGCCTATGATTCCATCCCATACCCTGTCAAGGAGTG GCATGAGAAAGTTCTCGTGAAAAGAACCATGACTCTATCCAACTACATTGGGTTAGAGGAAACTTGTGGAGACTACCAGGCTCTGCTGAGAGATGACCCACAAAAAGCCACCAAACTCTCCCAGGACATTGCTCAAAG GCTGATGTCCGTGATGGGGGTGACATCTATggagacagaggtggaggtgaTTCAGACATATTTCTATGTGGTGGCATGTAAACCACAGGAGGTCTGA